From a single Scomber japonicus isolate fScoJap1 chromosome 12, fScoJap1.pri, whole genome shotgun sequence genomic region:
- the usp14 gene encoding ubiquitin carboxyl-terminal hydrolase 14, which yields MPVFTVNVKWGKEKFDAVELNTEEPPMVFKAQLFALTGVQPDRQKVMVKGGTLKDDEWGNIKLKNGMTLLMMGSADALPEEPAVRPMFVEDMTEEQLASAMELPCGLTNLGNTCYMNATVQCLRSVPELKTALRRYSGALRSSGANAPSQYITAALRDLYETMDKTSSSLPPIILLQFLHMAFPQFAEKGDQGQYLQQDANECWLQMMRVLQQKLEPLEPETPMEIDTESGAASASAKKNFIDQYFGVEFETSMKCTEAEEEEPIKGKESQLQLSCFINQEVKYLATGLRLRLQEEITKMSPSLERNALYIKSSKLSRLPAYLTVQMVRFFYKEKESVNAKVLKDVKFPLMLDVYELCTAELQEKMLPVRSKFKVMEDKKLERQQQKLVKKPGAAKDVKNEPFSFPDDLGSNNSGYYDLQGVLTHQGRSSSSGHYVGWVKRKEDEWVKFDDDKVSVVSPEDILRLSGGGDWHIAYVLLYGPRRLEILEEEQ from the exons ATGCCGGTGTTTACAG tAAATGTGAAATGGGGCAAAGAGAAGTTTGATGCTGTAGAGCTGAACACTGAGGAGCCACCCATGGTTTTCAAGGCTCAGCTCTTCGCCCTGACAGGAGTCCAGCCCGACAGACAGAAGGTCATGGTGAAGGGAGGCACTCTGAAG GATGACGAATGGGGGAAcattaaactgaaaaat GGAATGACTCTACTGATGATGGGTTCAGCAGATGCCCTGCCTGAGGAGCCTGCTGTCAGGCCCATGTTTGTAGAGGACATGACTGAGGAACAGCTGGCCTCAGCG ATGGAGCTACCTTGTGGCCTGACAAACTTGGGCAACACCTGTTACATGAACGCCACAGTGCAGTGTCTGCGCTCTGTGCCAGAGCTCAAAACTGCTCTCAGAAG GTATTCAGGTGCTCTGCGATCCTCAGGGGCAAATGCACCATCACAGTACATCACAGCAG CCCTTCGTGACTTATATGAGACCATGGACAAGACCTCGTCCAGCCTGCCACCCATTATTTTGCTGCAGTTCCTTCACATGGCCTTTCCACAGTTTGCTGAGAAGGGAGACCAGGGACAGTACCTCCAGCAG GATGCCAACGAGTGCTGGCTGCAGATGATGAGAGTTCTTCAGCAAAAGTTGGAGCCACTAGAGCCAGAGACTCCCATGGAG ATCGACACTGAGAGCGGAGCTGCCTCTGCCTCTGCGAAAAAGAATTTCATCGACCAGTATTTCGGTGTTGAATTTGAAACTAG CATGAAATGCACagaggctgaggaggaggagccaaTCAAGGGCAAAGAAAGCCAGCTCCAACTCAGCTGCTTCATCAACCAAGAAGTCAAATACCTTGCAACAGGACTAAGGCTA AGACTGCAGgaagaaataacaaaaatgtcTCCATCCTTGGAAAGAAATGCTCTGTACATAAAATCT TCAAAACTCAGCCGTCTGCCTGCCTACTTGACTGTTCAAATGGTCCGTTTCTTCTACAAAGAGAAAGAGTCTGTCAACGCAAAAGTCCTTAAG GATGTCAAGTTCCCACTCATGCTCGATGTCTATGAGCTGTGCACCGCAGAGCTCCAGGAGAAAATGCTGCCAGTCAGGTCAAAGTTTAAGGTGATGGAGGACAAGAAGCTAGAGAGACAACAGCAGAAG TTGGTGAAAAAGCCAGGTGCAGCAAAAGATGTGAAGAACGAGCCCTTCTCATTCCCTGATG acCTTGGTTCCAACAACAGTGGTTACTACGACCTGCAGGGCGTGCTGACACATCAAGGCCGCTCTAGCTCATCAGGTCACTACGTTGGATGGgtcaaaaggaaagaag ATGAGTGGGTCAAGTTTGATGATGACAAGGTGAGTGTGGTGTCTCCAGAGGATATCCTGCGACTGTCCGGTGGTGGAGACTGGCATATAGCATACGTTCTACTGTACGGGCCCCGGCGGCTGGAAATACTTGAAGAGGAACAGTAG
- the thoc1 gene encoding THO complex subunit 1 — protein sequence MSPSLFKFVDAKDKFTASTKQALVGKNSKPIITAFNQILGNETEKKTTLDQALRGVLGEQIVEQKVSCDDYLSLIYLSIDAVSEGICSATTPFLLLGDVLDSLPLDQCDKIFSFVEENVSTWKSNSFYTAGKNYLLRMCNDLLRRLSKSQNTVFCGRIQLFLARLFPLSEKSGLNLQSQFNLDNITVFNKNEQESTLGQKHTEEKEEGMEVEEGEMGEEDLPAPCSIPIDYNLYRKFWTLQDYFRNPVQCYDKFSWMTFLKYSDETLAVFKSFKLDDMQASKRKLEELRASGREHVYFAKFLTSEKLMDLQLSDSNFRRHILLQYLILFQYLKGQVKFKSSSCILNDDQTTWIEETTKLVYQLLREIPPDGDKFATMVEHILNTEENWNGWKNEGCPSFVKERPVDDKPKRPTRKRQAPEDFLGKGPDRKIFMGNDELTRLWNLNQDNMEACKSDSREFMPSLDEFFAEAIEQADPANMVEEEYKAVRNPNYGWRALRLLSRRSPHFFQPTNQKFKSLADYLDSMVSKLAKELPKDIPSEEIKTGEEDDDNGDNLLKDSNDSPSIPSKLVTNQQMDDIAAKLGAQWKTLAAHLEMKAAELREIETDSEDVDMQAKLLLVAWQDREGTQATVENLVSALNAAGFSQIADNLSEA from the exons ATGTCGCCGTCCTTATTTAAGTTTGTCGATGCTAAAGACAAATTTACG GCATCCACCAAACAAGCTCTGGTCGGTAAAAACAGCAAACCTATAATAACTGCTTTCAATCAGATCCTCGGGAA TGAAACCGAGAAGAAGACCACACTGGACCAGGCTCTGAGGGGCGTCCTTGGTGAACAGATT GTTGAGCAGAAGGTGAGCTGTGATGACTATCTGTCTCTCATCTACCTGAGCATAGATGCTGTTTCAGAGG GTATCTGCTCTGCTaccactcctttccttctgctGGGAGATGTACTGGACAGCCTTCCTCTTGACCAGTGCGACAAAATCTTCTCCTTCGTCGAGGAGAATGTCTCCACCTGgaaatct aACTCCTTTTACACTGCCGGGAAGAACTATTTGTTGAGGATGTGTAACG ATCTTTTAAGGAGGCTTTCCAAGTCTCAGAATACTGTATTTTGTGGGCGAATCCAGCTTTTCCTGGCACGTCTTTTCCCCCTGTCTGAAAAATCAG GTCTCAATCTACAGAGCCAGTTCAACCTGGACAACATCACGGTATTCAACAAAAATGAACAAGAAAGTACTCTTGGACAGAAG cacacagaagaaaaggaagaaggtaTGGAAGTAGAGGAAGGAGAAATGGGAGAAGAGGATTTGCCTGCACCGTG TTCCATCCCGATTGACTACAACTTGTACAGAAAGTTCTGGACATTGCAGGACTACTTCAGAAACCCTGTGCAGTGTTATGATAAATTCTCATGGATGACATTCCTCAAG TACTCCGATGAGACCTTGGCAGTATTCAAGAGCTTCAAGCTGGATGACATGCAGGCCTCTAAAAGAaagctggaggagctgagagcatCTGGAAGAGAACATGTTTACTTTGCCAAGTTCCTAACAAGCGAGAAG CTGATGGACTTGCAGCTCAGCGACAGCAACTTCAGGCGCCACATTCTACTTCAGTACCTCATCCTCTTCCAGTATCTGAAGGGTCAGGTGAAATTCAAAAG CTCCAGTTGCATTCTGAATGATGACCAGACCACATGGATTGAAGAGACAACTAAACTGGTTTACCAG CTACTGAGAGAAATCCCTCCTGATGGAGACAAGTTTGCCACCATGGTTGAA CATATCCTCAACACAGAGGAGAACTGGAACGGTTGGAAAAATGAGGGATGCCCGAGCTTTGTGAAAGAACG GCCAGTCGATGACAAACCCAAAAGGCCCACCAGGAAAAGACAAGCTCCAGAAGACTTCCTTGGAAAAGGGCCTGACCGCAAGATCTTCATGGGAAA tgaTGAGTTGACTCGACTGTGGAACCTGAACCAAGACAACATGGAGGCCTGCAAGTCAGACAGCAG GGAGTTTATGCCTTCTCTGGACGAATTCTTTGCAGAGGCCATTGAACAGGCCGACCCTGCTAACATGGTGGAGGAGGAGTACAA GGCTGTGCGGAATCCAAACTATGGTTGGCGTGCTCTGAGGCTGCTGTCCAGGAGAAGTCCACACTTCTTTCAACCAACTAACCAGAAGTTCAAGAGCCTGGCAGATTATTTAGACAGCATGGTTAGCAAACTGGCCAAAGAACTGCCG AAGGATATCCCCTCTGAAGAGATCAAGACAGGTGAAGAAGATGACGATAATGGAGACAATCTTCTTAAAGACAGCAATGACA GTCCGAGCATACCGAGCAAACTGGTGACAAACCAGCAGATGGATGACATAGCAGCCAAACTTGGCGCCCAGTGGAAGACGCTAGCCGCTCATCTGGAGATGAAGGCGGCGGAATTGCGTGAGATAGAAACGGACAGCGAAGATGTGGACATGCAGGCCAAACTGCTGCTGGTCGCCTGGCAGGACAGAGAGGGAACACAAGCTACTGTGGAGAACCTGGTCTCGGCTCTCAATGCTGCCGGGTTCTCCCAGATTGCAGACAACCTCAGTGAGGCTTGA